The following are encoded together in the Citrus sinensis cultivar Valencia sweet orange chromosome 1, DVS_A1.0, whole genome shotgun sequence genome:
- the LOC102617137 gene encoding type IV inositol polyphosphate 5-phosphatase 7 yields MRDGNSKKSKLSWSKKMVRKWFNIKSKTEEFQADDPVYGGGDQVEYRTSFSEREPCTIKKSKTEKFSKSGEPVRRGRMYLDHPRIIDVQNHSVFVATWNVAGRSPPSNLSLDDWLHASPPADIYVLGFQEIVPLNAGNVLGAEDNGPAKKWLALIRKTLNSLPGTSGSSGCYTQSPIPEPIVEMDADFEGSARRMNSSFFHRRSFQTTHSWKMDNDPSIPQPRLDRRFSVCDRVIFGHRPSDYDPSFRWGHRPSDYSRPSDYSRPSDYSRWGSSDDDNGPGDSPSTVLYSPMSYSGSGSMEHGYRMPGNSRYCLVASKQMVGIFLTVWVRSELRDHVKNMKVSCVGRGLMGYLGNKGSIAVSMLLHQTSFCFICSHLTSGQKEGDQLRRNADVMEILRKTRFPRVNSAGDEKSPETILQHDRVIWLGDLNYRIALNYRSAKALVEMQNWRVLLENDQLRKEQRQGRVFVGWNEGKIYFPPTYKYSTNSDRYAGDDMHPKEKRRTPAWCDRILWYGEGLHQLSYVRGESRFSDHRPVYGIFWAEVESSHNRLKKSISYSSSRIEVEELLPYSHGYTELNFF; encoded by the exons ATGAGAGATGGCAACTCTAAGAAAAgcaag CTCTCATGGTCCAAGAAAATGGTCAGAAAGTGGTTCAATATCAAGAGCAAGACTGAGGAATTTCAAGCAGATGATCCTGTTTACGGAG GAGGTGATCAAGTTGAATATAGGACCAGCTTCTCAGAGAGGGAGCCTTGCACGATCAAAAAGAGTAAAACAG AGAAATTTAGCAAAAGTGGGGAGCCAGTTCGGCGAGGGAGAATGTATCTTGACCACCCTCGAATAATAGATGTGCAGAACCATAG TGTTTTTGTTGCCACATGGAATGTGGCTGGAAGATCCCCACCAAGTAATTTGAGCCTTGATGATTGGCTTCATGCCTCACCGCCTGCAGACATTTATGTCCTTGG ATTTCAAGAGATAGTTCCCCTAAATGCTGGTAATGTTCTCGGGGCAGAAGACAATGGCCCTGCCAAAAAATGGCTGGCTCTCATTCGAAAGACTCTTAACAGTCTTCCCGGGACAAGTGGAAGCAGTGGTTGTTATACACAGTCTCCCATTCCTGAGCCTATTGTAGAAATGGATGCAGATTTTGAGGGATCAGCTAGACGGATGAACTCGTCCTTCTTCCATCGTCGATCATTTCAGACAACTCATAGCTGGAAAATGGACAATGACCCTTCCATTCCGCAACCGAGACTTGATCGGAGATTTAGTGTTTGTGATAGGGTGATATTTGGTCACAGACCAAGTGACTATGATCCCAGTTTTAGATGGGGTCACAGGCCTAGTGATTACTCGAGACCTAGTGATTACTCGAGGCCTAGTGATTACTCGAGATGGGGTTCATCTGATGATGATAATGGGCCTGGTGATTCACCAAGTACTGTATTATACTCGCCAATGTCTTACAGTGGATCTGGATCCATGGAACATGGTTATAGGATGCCTGGGAATTCAAGGTATTGCTTAGTTGCCAGTAAGCAAATGGTTGGCATATTTCTCACGGTTTGGGTGAGGAGTGaattgagagatcatgttaaAAACATGAAAGTATCTTGTGTTGGCAGGGGTTTAATGGGTTACCTTGGAAATAAG GGGTCGATTGCAGTTAGCATGTTATTGCACCAAACAAGCTTTTGCTTTATCTGCAGTCACTTAACCTCAGGACAGAAGGAGGGGGATCAGCTTAGAAGGAATGCTGATGTAATGGAGATCTTAAGAAAGACAAGGTTTCCTCGAGTTAATAGTGCGGGTGATGAAAAATCACCAGAAACAATCCTTCAGCATGA TCGAGTGATTTGGCTTGGGGATCTGAATTATCGCATTGCCCTCAATTACCGATCTGCCAAGGCACTTGTTGAGATGCAAAACTGGAGGGTATTATTAGAAAATGATCAG TTACGGAAAGAGCAGAGACAAGGCCGTGTTTTTGTGGGATGGaatgaaggaaaaatttattttccacCAACTTACAAGTATTCAACTAATTCAGACAGATATGCAGGAGACGATATGCACCCAAAGGAGAAGCGTAGGACACCTGCTTG gTGCGATCGAATTTTGTGGTATGGAGAAGGGCTTCACCAACTATCTTATGTACGTGGCGAGTCTAGGTTCTCTGATCATAGACCAGTTTATGGTATATTCTGGGCTGAGGTTGAGTCAAGTCATAACAGATTAAAGAAGAGTATTAGCTATTCTAGTTCCAGGATTGAGGTGGAGGAGCTTTTGCCATACTCACATGGCTACACCGAACTAAACTTTTTTTGA